DNA sequence from the Pomacea canaliculata isolate SZHN2017 linkage group LG7, ASM307304v1, whole genome shotgun sequence genome:
TACCTAAGGGGGGCAACTACTGAAACCCTGAGGTATTGTTCCTctatggattacttcccattaacaaaaatcaaataatcaagtatttcgttatgtttgaaagtacgCAAAGGTTTAGTTGCTCGAGCGCCATGTCAAAGTCTGTTGCCGGTTATAATTGAGTATACTCAATTCCACACGGATTTGTACTCAACCGAAAATGCGAAATATacagtaagaaatatttaaattctaataaaaatatatgtttttggCGCTTTGTGGTGGTATATattgttcaaaataattttgtgttaaCTTTTGACCTACTGcccgatttgtgaattctctgtcccATACAGCTACAatgtttcatttgattttactaacagaaaagaaaacctataatttttttaaatgcacacagtatacattttttaaaattctctttaaaacaGAGTATCACATatggttgtttttattgtaggttaatagagattttttttctcaaaaacacCAATCATTTGCGGGGATTCTCCGCCACGTCAGGAATAACTAATAATCGCGGGCTTTCGCATCGACTGCCTTTTATGTGAGTAGGTGCGTCTGTTGTACACGTGCCCGTGTCTGTGACAGCTGAATCTTGGATCCTTTTTGTGGCTTAGTTTACTTTGAACGGcatgtatatcatttctgtaaaaaaagcGCCCTGAATACATTATTGAAAAGATaccatatttcattattattagtggGTGTACTAAACTTACTGTTATTATCAAGAAGCAAGTACAGGCTATCTGCCAGTGTTCTACTATTTCCCCTACAAATAATTACAACTTCCCTCCAAGTCACACAATTGATTTCTCATCATAAATGAGTTTCTAAGGGCGTGGTGACTGTGCTATTGTATTAGAAATGGAcgaagtctttttttatttttgtttttgaggaaCCAACGTAGAAGTTTTCTGAAAAACGCTTTGTATACGGCGTGTTGTCCTAAGACTATACATAGTTCTAGCTGGAGACTCACTAATTTGATAAAAGCATGTAATGCACTTCCTGTCACGTTATGTTCATTGCTTTTGACATGAAGTCTTCGTGAAAGTAATTTTGCTTAAATTCGTTTGTTGTTgccattgttttaaatatatattgtaaaagattacaaaacttttttagCGTTCTTGAAATATTCTTCTGCttcatattttcataaattagTTTTCTTCATGATATCGatatatttcattgtttcatttatacattttatcGATGTTGTGCTacgttatatttatttttttagtcaaTAATATACAAACttgtctttttgaaaaaaatagtgtcTATCACAAGGCTCGTCAATTCTACtcaattttataagaaaaagcAGGTCAGTTCTACTCAATCCTGGAAAAATCTAGTCCTGTCTAGAAATGATTCACCAACCTACACAATTCTAGTCATCGTAGTCCttgcaaattctcgaaaaatcTAGTCAAGTCTTCGATCGAAACACACACTGTTTCTTCTGATTTCTAAGCTGAAGTAATCAATGTACAGCATAAAACTTAACATATTCAGATGCTATGCACAAAGTTATTTGCAAGTATTGATGCTTTGAAAACGGTACGTATCATAATTCCTTTGTGTTTACTTATAAGCTGGATGTGCTTGGTTAAAAGCCTCCAAAGAATGTCCATAGTCAAGTGCATTGAAATGAAATTCGCATTTGTGAGGTCACACACTAAAAGTAGTATGCTACCTAATAAGAATGTATAGCACCTGTCATTAACgcaataattaataaaaagttCCTTACTTTAACACTCtgattatgtaaaaaaaagggTTTGCAGCAGTGACCCTCGGACAACTATTCTCTATATCACGACTGACGATTCAATCGAGATGATGGTCTTCTATTTGACATCGCTACTTTTTTTGGCGATACAAGGTACGTGTGATACTCAAATGCCTTTTTAGGAAGTATGAAAAACTTACAAATGACACAACGAAACAAAAATCCATGAAGCTTTATATGATACAGCCTTATATAATGTTAGAAAGTTCTGGCTGGTTTAAAGGCCaggattatatttttattctattgttgtgatagaaataagaaaatctaGTGTTAATAGAATAGTGGACACATTTGTAACTATTGCAGGATAGTAAGACGAATTTCTGAATAAACAACAAACGCTACTAATAATTGCAGTTATAAGGAAGTACTTTGCGTAACGATGAATATTATTGAGAAATGTCATCCTTTATTCTTAACGAATATAgtagataattttatttctatctaTCTTTTCAGATTGCTATTATTgctacattttttctgtttattattagtCTTTTCGCTCCGTCAAACCCAAATGTTTCTTCTATTGACAACTTCACATGTTTGAGTTACAGGAGGTGTAGCGACAGAGTGCGAGGGAAAGGATGGAGTGAACTTAACTTGTAAATTTCTAGAAGATATAAACTCAACACAAACAGATTTTTCAGTGTATTTTGATCCCGACAATGGGTCTCAAGGTAACAAacttatgttgttgtttttaaagtcAACATTCTCTTACATTTGTGATATGACTGGTCACTGGTTGGAAAGATTTGGAACAGAGGTTAAAAAGCAGGAAGAAGCAATGTAGTCTGCAGcaatttctgtttctttaaatacctctacaagaaataaattattgcctAAGTTTAATGGCTTAATGGTTTGTACTTTAAATCAGTTTTCAGGTACACATAGTTATTACCGATTTTGCTGGTAATGGCTGAGCTAAACATTTGAATAATTATATCGtataatgaattattttattcttttaaaaccatttaGGTATCGAATAGTGTAAGAATGTAGCTTCTAAGCAATCTCTTATAATTAAGGTAATGAGAGGTAGTATAAAAATGTAGCTTCTAAGCAAGTTATTATAATTAAGGTAATGAGAGATAATATGTGTGTAGTTTTTGATAATTCTTgatcatttttatatatttaggTTACAAAAGGTTAAggaatcaaataaaatgttaaagccCTTTTATATACAGCTATATTGTGTCTAACGAAATTtactttaaagttttcttacaATCACAGAGACGCTGGTTGACTGTGCGTGGGTAAACAAAAAGCTCGACTGTATCGAGCAGCAGGGAGTCAAATGCTTACAGCCTGTGTCAAACTATGCAGTAATTAGTGTATCCCCTcgatttacaaacaaaactggAAGTTTTACATGCAAACCTGATGGATACCGCCTTGAGAGCATCAAACCTTGTCGTTTTATTGAAACCAAAGGTACATGTGATTTTATGCGACACTTTCCGTCCCCTGACTTTATTATAACATACACTCTTACAAattgaaaataacagaaaaaactgttttcaacctaaagaaacaatgaaatcCCAGCATTGATTAGTTATAGAAATCGTACAGATAAATTAATTTATActcagaaaaaagtattttagttcGAAATCACATGTTTCAGACtagtcaaaacattttattttgaagtatcATTTTCAGGAAGTGGACAGAATGCATCATGTGAGGTCCAAACGGCAATGGTGGAAGACACTCTGATTGTAAATTGTACATTTTCCATGAAAATCGAAAGTTTTAAGATCAAGATGAATACAAGTGAGCTTTTGTTTactctcttttattttactttacttaATGTAAGACGTTTTGGCTAAAATTGGAGTCAGCACATACAAAACCATACtcataaatgtgtgattttttaagCGTGCACGATGTATATGGAAATATTCTGTGAAATATACGAAATATACGAAATATTCTGTGAAAcgattttcctttctttcgtcATCTATTTCTTTAGTGGAAAATACTCCTTcctaagtaataaaaatattaattttttgtccAGCTGACCTCGCCTACTTTACAAAGGTAGATTGTCAAAGCTCAGATGTATGTCGCCATCAGTCTGGAGCTCGCGAAGATTTCTTTACTGTGAAATTGGATCATCCAGGGAAGCTGTACGATGAGTATAGTTGCCACCCAGAGAATCCTGCACCTCAGCTTAAAGTCAGAGAATGCAGTCTatctaaaaacacacacattgaaagTAATACTCcactaaaaaaatttcttttataatgtAATTTATGTTGGTCACATTGTCAAAATCCTGTTTAAATTCTTTCTAATCTATTGTCTATTACGATATTATTCATGCCCAAATTCTTCAccttcatccatgcactttgttcatttatttctatCTGGAAGTAACcaactttatatattttattgctaataataaaaatgtgatttgaACAGTGTTTTAATTggtttttacttttagaaacGCCCGTGTCTGTGACTCAGGTTactgcagctgctgttgctggtggtTTATGTGTGCTCACTGTTGTTTCAATAGTGACCGCGGTAATATTTAAGCAAAAAAGATGGTAAGTTTTAACaatatgcaatattttatgttttttaaagtagaaaaaatactgtaattCAGTGTCTTATATTCTAGCCTCTAGGAACCAtgatatgtttatataaaaaacaCAGCGGGACTAAGATTTGACTTGCGGTCTTTTTTCTGAAACTTATGTCATAGacacaaaaaattttaatcacCCTCAATGAAACCATTAGATATCTTGTTCTTGCTAAGACAgcaataaagtaaatataaacgCGTTAAAATTAACTTGGTTTTTTCTTCACAGCAGTTGTCTTACGACAATGGACATACACCATCCACTGAAAtgctttg
Encoded proteins:
- the LOC112568605 gene encoding uncharacterized protein LOC112568605; the encoded protein is MMVFYLTSLLFLAIQGGVATECEGKDGVNLTCKFLEDINSTQTDFSVYFDPDNGSQETLVDCAWVNKKLDCIEQQGVKCLQPVSNYAVISVSPRFTNKTGSFTCKPDGYRLESIKPCRFIETKGSGQNASCEVQTAMVEDTLIVNCTFSMKIESFKIKMNTTDLAYFTKVDCQSSDVCRHQSGAREDFFTVKLDHPGKLYDEYSCHPENPAPQLKVRECSLSKNTHIESNTPLKKFLL